In the genome of Tuberibacillus sp. Marseille-P3662, one region contains:
- the rplK gene encoding 50S ribosomal protein L11 encodes MAKKVSQVVKLQIPAGKANPAPPVGPALGQAGINIMAFCKEFNARTQEQAGMIIPAEITVYEDRSFTFITKTPPAAVLLKKEAGIESGSGEPNRNKVATVSRDQVRQIAETKAPDLNAADVEAAERMVEGTARSMGIVVEG; translated from the coding sequence GTGGCTAAAAAGGTTTCTCAAGTAGTTAAATTGCAAATCCCTGCTGGAAAAGCCAATCCGGCGCCACCGGTAGGTCCTGCCCTTGGTCAAGCGGGTATCAATATCATGGCATTTTGTAAAGAATTTAATGCTCGTACCCAAGAACAAGCAGGTATGATTATCCCAGCAGAAATTACGGTATATGAAGACCGTTCATTTACATTTATCACAAAAACTCCGCCAGCTGCGGTTCTGCTAAAGAAAGAAGCAGGCATTGAATCGGGTTCTGGTGAGCCGAACCGTAATAAAGTTGCTACTGTTTCTCGTGATCAAGTACGCCAAATCGCAGAAACAAAAGCTCCAGACCTTAATGCTGCAGACGTTGAAGCAGCCGAACGTATGGTTGAAGGAACAGCGCGAAGCATGGGTATCGTCGTAGAAGGCTAA
- the rlmB gene encoding 23S rRNA (guanosine(2251)-2'-O)-methyltransferase RlmB, giving the protein MKGELIMGRHPVSEAIASGRDINKVWVSQNGQGLSKKQQQTLKENQVTIQFVPKNKLDQLVNSSQHQGVVASVAAHEYADMDELFSIANNRNEQPFFIILDGIEDPHNFGSILRTADAVGAHGVIIPKRRAVGLTPVVAKASTGAIEHVPVVRVTNLSRTIQQLKKQGLWFLGTDADGQADYKNAELDLPLCLVMGNEGSGMSRLVKEHCDFLIRIPMEGTVTSLNASVAAALLMYEVHRHRHSEGE; this is encoded by the coding sequence ATGAAGGGTGAGTTAATTATGGGACGACACCCCGTTTCCGAAGCCATTGCATCGGGAAGGGATATTAACAAGGTGTGGGTAAGTCAAAATGGACAGGGACTGTCTAAAAAACAGCAACAGACATTAAAAGAGAATCAAGTGACGATTCAATTTGTTCCGAAAAACAAACTCGATCAACTCGTTAACTCATCACAGCATCAAGGTGTTGTGGCGTCTGTTGCTGCTCATGAATATGCCGATATGGATGAGTTGTTTTCGATAGCTAATAACAGGAATGAACAGCCGTTTTTTATCATTTTAGACGGCATCGAAGATCCACATAACTTCGGATCTATTTTGCGAACGGCTGATGCGGTTGGAGCTCATGGTGTCATTATTCCAAAGCGCCGTGCCGTTGGCTTAACTCCAGTTGTGGCTAAAGCCTCGACTGGAGCCATCGAGCATGTTCCTGTTGTTCGAGTCACCAATTTATCGCGAACCATCCAACAGCTAAAAAAACAAGGTTTATGGTTTCTCGGCACGGATGCTGATGGACAAGCCGATTATAAAAATGCGGAGTTAGATCTTCCCTTGTGTCTGGTGATGGGTAACGAAGGAAGCGGCATGTCAAGATTAGTTAAGGAACATTGTGATTTTCTGATTCGGATTCCTATGGAAGGTACCGTTACTTCCTTAAATGCATCCGTGGCCGCCGCATTATTGATGTATGAAGTTCATCGACATAGGCATTCTGAAGGAGAATGA
- the rpmG gene encoding 50S ribosomal protein L33 — MRKKIVLECSVCRSRNYTTTKNTTNQQERVAVKKFCKRCNEHTLHRETK; from the coding sequence ATGAGAAAAAAGATTGTGTTAGAATGCTCGGTATGCCGGAGCAGGAACTATACCACAACAAAAAACACAACCAATCAGCAGGAAAGAGTCGCTGTTAAGAAGTTTTGCAAACGGTGCAATGAACATACGCTTCACCGTGAAACAAAGTAA
- the rplJ gene encoding 50S ribosomal protein L10, with amino-acid sequence MSQAIESKKQVVEEITGKLNNSISTVIVDYRGLDVDEVTELRKQLREAGVDFKVYKNTMMRRAADNAGYAELNEHFVGPTAVAFSNEDVVAPAKILHNFSKEHQDLEIKTGVVEGAIADFDQIKALAEIPSQEGLLSMLLNVLQAPIRNFALASKAVADQKEESA; translated from the coding sequence ATGAGTCAAGCAATTGAAAGCAAAAAGCAAGTTGTTGAAGAAATCACCGGCAAGTTGAACAATAGTATTTCAACCGTCATTGTTGACTACCGCGGATTGGATGTTGATGAAGTTACTGAACTTCGTAAGCAGCTTCGTGAAGCAGGCGTTGATTTCAAAGTATATAAAAATACTATGATGCGTCGTGCGGCTGATAATGCTGGATACGCAGAATTGAACGAACACTTTGTTGGGCCAACAGCGGTTGCCTTCAGTAATGAAGATGTTGTCGCCCCGGCGAAAATTCTTCACAACTTTTCCAAAGAGCACCAAGACCTAGAAATAAAGACAGGTGTGGTCGAAGGTGCAATTGCTGATTTTGATCAAATCAAAGCATTGGCAGAGATTCCTTCTCAAGAAGGTTTGTTGTCTATGTTGCTTAACGTATTGCAAGCGCCGATTCGCAACTTTGCGTTGGCATCTAAGGCTGTTGCTGATCAGAAAGAAGAAAGTGCTTAA
- the nusG gene encoding transcription termination/antitermination protein NusG: protein MEKQWYVVHTYSGYENKVKTNLEKRVESMGMTDKIFRILMPTEEETEIKNGKKKSTMKKVFPGYVIAEMVMTDDSWYVVRNTPGVTGFVGSTGAGSKPIPLLPEEVDAILKQMGIKEKRTDVDFEIKEQVQVKEGPFADFVGTIEEIDTEKEKVKVHVNMFGRETPVELDFGQIEKI from the coding sequence ATGGAGAAACAGTGGTATGTTGTCCACACCTACTCTGGTTATGAAAATAAAGTCAAAACGAACTTAGAAAAGCGTGTCGAGTCCATGGGGATGACCGACAAAATATTCCGCATATTGATGCCGACTGAAGAAGAGACGGAAATCAAAAATGGGAAAAAGAAGTCGACTATGAAAAAAGTATTTCCGGGTTATGTTATTGCGGAAATGGTTATGACCGATGACTCGTGGTATGTTGTTCGCAATACACCTGGTGTTACAGGTTTTGTTGGGTCAACCGGCGCAGGTTCTAAACCCATCCCGCTTTTACCCGAAGAAGTTGATGCTATTTTGAAGCAGATGGGGATTAAAGAAAAAAGAACCGACGTTGATTTTGAGATTAAAGAACAGGTTCAGGTCAAAGAAGGTCCGTTTGCTGATTTTGTTGGAACAATTGAAGAAATTGATACTGAAAAAGAAAAGGTTAAAGTTCATGTTAATATGTTTGGTCGGGAGACCCCGGTCGAATTAGACTTTGGCCAAATTGAAAAAATTTGA
- a CDS encoding Mini-ribonuclease 3, with the protein MKTIEMNSLTLAYMGDAVIELYVRRHLIHQKAVKPGQLHQQAIHYVSAESQAMFLAHLIEKNRLTDHESAIIRRGRNAKSASKPKNAGLAEYKSSTAFEALIGYLYFENQHDRINSLMEQLFHDVEERRGKHEG; encoded by the coding sequence ATGAAAACGATTGAGATGAATAGTTTAACTTTGGCTTATATGGGGGATGCCGTCATTGAGCTATATGTCCGCCGTCACCTCATTCATCAAAAAGCCGTCAAACCTGGGCAGCTTCACCAACAAGCCATTCACTATGTGTCGGCAGAGTCACAAGCAATGTTTTTAGCACACTTAATAGAAAAAAATCGCCTTACAGATCATGAGTCAGCGATCATTCGCCGGGGACGTAATGCCAAATCAGCATCCAAACCTAAAAACGCGGGGTTGGCTGAATATAAGTCAAGTACTGCTTTTGAGGCTTTAATTGGTTATCTCTATTTTGAAAATCAGCATGACCGGATTAACAGTTTGATGGAGCAATTATTTCATGATGTTGAAGAGAGGAGGGGTAAACATGAAGGGTGA
- the rpoB gene encoding DNA-directed RNA polymerase subunit beta, translated as MTGQLVQYGRHRQRRSYARINEVLELPNLIEIQTASYQWFLDEGIREMFQDISPVEDFTGNLVLEFIDYSLDDPKYSVEDAKERDVTYSAPLRVKVRLINKDTGEVKEQEVFMGDFPLMTESGTFIINGAERVIVSQLVRSPSVYYNHKFDKHGKKGYTATVIPNRGAWLEFETDAKDIAYVRIDRTRKLPITVLLRALGFSTDQEIIDLLGDDEYIRNSLEKDNTEGTEKALIEIYERLRPGEPPTVENAKSLLQTRFFDPKRYDLAKVGRYKVNKKLHIKNRLFNQRLAEKLVDPETGEVVADEGTLLDRRTLDRLLPTIEKKLGYQTYTPAAGVIEGQEITLQSIKIYSPLEGEDEKVINVMSNAQSDDNAESNDVVKNITPADIISSVNYFFNLMHGVGNTDDIDHLGNRRIRSVGELLQNQFRIGLSRMERVIRERMSIQDTSSITPQALINIRPVIASIKEFFGSSQLSQFMDQTNPLAELTNKRRLSALGPGGLTRERAGFEVRDVHYSHYGRMCPIETPEGPNIGLINSLSSYGKVNKFGFIETPYRRVDPETDKVTDQIDYLTADEQDNYVIAQANAKLDDDGSFVDDEVIARFREENTVVKQDRVDYMDVSPKQVVSAATACIPFLENDDSNRALMGANMQRQAVPLLFPEAPTVGTGMEYVSAQDSGSAIRAKYQGRVEDVTSEAIKIRTIDEVDGKKVEGDIVTYKLQKYERSNQGTCYNQRPIVSRDDIVAKGELLVDGPSMEQGELALGRNAVVAFMTWEGYNYEDAIIMSERMVKDDVYTSIHIEEYESEARDTKLGPEEITRDIPNVGEDALKDLDERGIIRVGAEVKDGDILVGKVTPKGVTELTAEERLLHAIFGEKAREVRDTSLRVPHGGDGIVHDVKIFNREDGDELSPGVNHLVRVYIVQKRKISEGDKMAGRHGNKGVISRILPEEDMPYLPDGSPIDLMLNPLGVPSRMNIGQVLELHLGMAAKQLGIHVATPVFDGAREEDVWGTLEEAGLPRDGKTVLYDGRTGEPFDNRVSVGVMYMIKLAHMVDDKLHARSTGPYSLVTQQPLGGKAQFGGQRFGEMEVWALEAYGAAFTLQEILTVKSDDVVGRVQAYESIVKGENIPDPGVPESFKVLIKELQSLGMDVKVLTSDEEEIDIRDIEEEEEDTSSQNLNVNA; from the coding sequence TTGACAGGTCAACTTGTGCAATATGGACGCCACCGCCAACGCAGAAGCTATGCTCGCATCAATGAAGTGCTGGAACTGCCAAACTTAATTGAAATTCAGACGGCCTCGTATCAGTGGTTTTTAGATGAGGGGATCCGTGAAATGTTTCAGGATATTTCACCCGTTGAGGATTTCACAGGCAATTTAGTCTTGGAGTTTATTGACTATTCTTTGGATGATCCAAAGTATTCAGTTGAGGACGCAAAAGAACGAGATGTGACTTACTCCGCTCCTTTACGTGTCAAAGTGCGTCTGATTAATAAAGACACTGGTGAAGTTAAAGAGCAGGAAGTTTTTATGGGTGACTTCCCGTTAATGACGGAATCAGGGACATTTATTATCAATGGGGCTGAACGTGTTATTGTATCTCAATTGGTTCGTTCACCAAGTGTCTACTATAATCATAAGTTTGACAAACACGGGAAGAAGGGCTACACAGCAACCGTTATCCCTAACCGTGGAGCTTGGTTGGAATTCGAAACCGACGCTAAAGATATTGCATACGTTCGGATTGATCGAACAAGAAAGTTACCGATTACGGTTTTGCTACGGGCTTTAGGATTCAGTACTGATCAAGAAATTATTGATTTGTTAGGCGATGATGAGTACATTCGTAATTCGCTTGAAAAGGACAATACGGAAGGTACTGAGAAGGCATTAATTGAAATCTATGAACGCCTTCGTCCTGGCGAACCCCCTACGGTGGAAAATGCAAAAAGTCTATTACAAACAAGGTTTTTTGACCCCAAGCGCTATGATTTAGCCAAGGTGGGGCGTTACAAAGTTAATAAAAAACTACACATAAAAAATCGTCTATTTAATCAACGATTAGCTGAAAAACTTGTCGATCCTGAGACCGGCGAAGTTGTCGCTGATGAAGGCACACTGCTTGATCGCCGGACATTAGATCGATTGTTGCCAACTATTGAGAAGAAACTCGGCTATCAAACCTATACACCGGCTGCTGGTGTCATTGAGGGCCAAGAGATTACTTTGCAAAGCATTAAAATCTATTCTCCATTAGAAGGCGAAGATGAGAAAGTCATTAATGTAATGAGTAATGCTCAATCAGATGATAACGCTGAATCGAATGATGTTGTCAAAAATATAACACCAGCTGATATCATTTCATCAGTCAATTACTTCTTTAATCTGATGCATGGTGTTGGTAATACAGATGATATCGACCATTTAGGCAACCGGCGTATCAGATCTGTTGGTGAATTGCTGCAAAACCAATTTAGAATCGGCCTTTCACGAATGGAGCGTGTTATTCGTGAAAGAATGTCCATTCAAGATACGAGCTCAATTACGCCACAGGCATTGATTAATATTCGGCCTGTCATTGCATCAATTAAAGAGTTCTTTGGTAGCTCGCAGTTATCGCAATTTATGGATCAAACGAATCCGCTAGCTGAATTGACAAATAAACGCCGTTTATCAGCTCTAGGGCCAGGTGGATTGACGCGTGAACGGGCTGGCTTTGAAGTTCGTGACGTTCACTATTCACACTATGGACGTATGTGTCCCATTGAGACTCCAGAGGGTCCAAACATTGGCTTGATTAACTCGTTATCAAGCTATGGGAAGGTTAATAAATTTGGTTTCATAGAAACGCCATATCGAAGAGTCGATCCTGAGACAGATAAGGTTACGGATCAAATTGACTATTTAACAGCAGATGAACAAGATAACTATGTTATTGCTCAAGCCAATGCGAAATTAGATGATGATGGTTCGTTTGTTGATGATGAGGTTATTGCCCGCTTCCGGGAAGAAAACACTGTTGTCAAACAAGATCGCGTTGATTATATGGACGTATCGCCAAAACAAGTGGTATCTGCAGCGACAGCTTGTATTCCGTTTCTTGAAAATGATGACTCAAACCGGGCTTTAATGGGGGCAAACATGCAACGTCAAGCGGTACCGTTGTTGTTCCCTGAGGCACCAACCGTTGGTACAGGGATGGAATATGTATCGGCTCAAGACTCAGGTTCTGCTATTCGTGCGAAATATCAAGGTCGTGTTGAAGATGTCACATCTGAAGCTATCAAAATTCGGACGATAGATGAAGTTGACGGCAAAAAAGTCGAAGGCGATATAGTAACTTATAAACTCCAAAAATATGAACGCTCAAACCAAGGCACTTGTTATAATCAGCGGCCGATTGTTAGTAGAGACGATATCGTAGCCAAAGGTGAGCTGCTTGTCGATGGCCCATCAATGGAGCAAGGTGAACTTGCTTTAGGGCGCAACGCAGTTGTTGCTTTCATGACTTGGGAAGGCTATAACTATGAAGATGCCATTATTATGAGTGAACGTATGGTTAAAGATGATGTCTACACATCTATTCATATTGAGGAATACGAATCAGAAGCGCGTGATACGAAACTTGGACCGGAAGAAATCACTCGTGATATTCCGAACGTGGGTGAAGATGCACTTAAAGATCTTGATGAACGCGGGATTATTCGCGTTGGTGCTGAGGTAAAAGACGGCGATATTCTTGTTGGTAAAGTAACACCAAAAGGGGTTACTGAACTTACAGCTGAAGAGCGATTGTTGCATGCTATTTTTGGTGAAAAGGCTAGAGAAGTCCGCGATACATCATTAAGAGTACCACACGGTGGCGATGGCATTGTCCATGATGTGAAGATTTTCAATCGTGAAGACGGCGATGAGCTCTCACCAGGTGTTAATCATCTCGTTCGCGTTTATATTGTTCAGAAACGGAAGATCTCAGAAGGGGACAAGATGGCGGGTCGCCACGGTAACAAAGGTGTTATTTCCCGCATCCTTCCTGAAGAGGATATGCCGTATTTGCCAGATGGTTCACCCATTGATCTTATGTTGAATCCATTAGGGGTTCCATCACGAATGAACATTGGTCAAGTTTTGGAACTACACCTTGGAATGGCAGCTAAGCAACTGGGTATTCACGTTGCGACACCAGTCTTTGACGGTGCGCGAGAAGAAGATGTGTGGGGAACGCTTGAAGAAGCAGGTCTCCCACGAGATGGAAAGACTGTTTTATATGATGGCCGAACTGGAGAACCCTTTGATAACCGTGTCTCTGTAGGCGTTATGTATATGATTAAATTAGCGCACATGGTTGATGACAAATTGCATGCTCGTTCAACGGGACCTTATTCACTGGTTACGCAACAGCCGTTGGGTGGTAAAGCCCAATTTGGTGGTCAACGTTTTGGTGAAATGGAAGTTTGGGCACTGGAAGCTTACGGTGCTGCCTTTACATTACAAGAAATTCTGACCGTTAAGTCGGATGATGTTGTCGGGCGTGTTCAGGCTTATGAATCCATTGTTAAAGGTGAAAACATCCCTGATCCTGGCGTTCCGGAATCATTTAAAGTCTTGATTAAAGAACTTCAAAGTCTGGGAATGGATGTTAAAGTTCTTACCAGTGACGAAGAAGAGATCGATATACGAGACATTGAAGAGGAAGAAGAAGATACGTCGAGTCAAAATCTGAATGTTAATGCCTAG
- the sigH gene encoding RNA polymerase sporulation sigma factor SigH, translated as MVGGICVKVEIDERTALGFAELEDEQVVRQVHDGDIQALEYMIDKYRNFVRAKAKSYFLIGADREDVVQEGMIGLYKAIRDFQGDKLSSFKAFAELCITRQMITAVKTATRQKHIPLNSYVSLDKPIYDDESDRTLLDVLRGSKMTNPEELLINQEEFDDIEIKMGEILSDLERKVLMLYLEGRTYQEISAVSKRHVKSIDNALQRVKRKLERYLELKEISL; from the coding sequence ATGGTCGGAGGGATTTGTGTGAAGGTCGAAATAGACGAACGAACGGCTTTAGGTTTTGCTGAACTAGAGGATGAACAAGTGGTTCGACAAGTGCATGACGGTGATATACAGGCTTTGGAGTATATGATTGACAAATACCGTAATTTTGTCCGTGCCAAAGCCAAATCGTATTTTTTAATTGGCGCTGATAGGGAGGACGTTGTTCAGGAAGGGATGATTGGCTTATATAAAGCCATTCGGGATTTCCAAGGTGACAAGCTCTCTTCATTCAAAGCGTTTGCTGAGTTATGCATAACACGGCAAATGATTACGGCGGTTAAGACGGCGACAAGGCAGAAACATATTCCCCTTAATTCTTACGTTTCTTTGGATAAGCCGATTTATGATGATGAATCTGATCGCACGCTTCTCGATGTTCTTAGAGGATCTAAGATGACCAACCCCGAAGAACTGTTAATTAACCAAGAGGAATTTGACGATATTGAAATTAAAATGGGCGAAATTCTCAGTGACCTTGAACGAAAAGTGTTGATGCTTTACTTGGAAGGCCGGACATATCAGGAAATCTCAGCGGTGTCCAAACGCCATGTCAAATCAATTGACAATGCACTTCAACGTGTCAAAAGAAAGCTGGAACGCTATCTTGAATTGAAAGAAATCAGTCTATAG
- the rplA gene encoding 50S ribosomal protein L1 — MAKVGKRLKEATGQIDRTKIYDVNEAVELAKKTASAKFDESIDVAVRLGVDTRKNDQQVRGAVVLPHGTGKSQRVLVFAKGEKAKEAEEAGADYVGDQDMINQVNQGWFDFDVVVATPDMMPEVGKLGRVLGPKGLMPNPKTGTVTNDVTKAVGEVKAGKVEYRAGKDGNVHAPIGKVSFDDKALAENFEALVDALIKAKPAAAKGKYVKNIAVSSTMGPGIKVNNPFA; from the coding sequence ATGGCAAAAGTAGGAAAAAGACTTAAAGAAGCAACAGGTCAAATCGACCGCACTAAAATATATGACGTCAATGAGGCTGTTGAATTAGCTAAAAAAACCGCTTCGGCTAAATTTGACGAAAGCATCGACGTTGCTGTCCGGTTAGGTGTTGATACACGTAAAAACGACCAACAAGTACGCGGTGCTGTCGTCCTTCCGCATGGGACTGGTAAGAGCCAAAGGGTTCTCGTCTTTGCGAAAGGCGAAAAAGCGAAGGAAGCTGAAGAGGCTGGCGCTGACTACGTTGGTGATCAAGACATGATCAATCAGGTCAATCAAGGCTGGTTTGATTTTGATGTCGTCGTGGCTACACCTGATATGATGCCTGAAGTTGGTAAACTTGGTCGGGTGCTTGGACCAAAAGGTCTTATGCCAAACCCGAAGACAGGTACAGTAACTAATGATGTAACTAAAGCTGTTGGAGAAGTTAAAGCAGGTAAGGTTGAATACCGTGCTGGTAAAGATGGTAATGTTCATGCGCCGATCGGTAAGGTCTCATTCGATGATAAGGCTCTTGCTGAAAACTTTGAAGCATTAGTTGATGCGCTTATCAAAGCTAAGCCGGCAGCTGCAAAAGGCAAATATGTCAAAAATATTGCTGTGTCATCCACAATGGGTCCTGGGATTAAAGTTAACAATCCATTTGCTTAA
- the secE gene encoding preprotein translocase subunit SecE translates to MAGIVKKAGRFFQNAWIELKRVRWPNRRELTSYTVTVVLTVVFVSVFFALIDLGTSQVLELITE, encoded by the coding sequence ATGGCAGGTATCGTCAAAAAGGCGGGGCGGTTTTTCCAGAACGCATGGATTGAATTGAAGAGAGTCAGGTGGCCGAATCGTCGTGAACTGACAAGTTATACAGTAACGGTTGTCCTTACCGTTGTATTTGTGTCGGTCTTTTTTGCCTTGATAGATCTTGGGACATCGCAAGTATTGGAACTGATTACTGAATAG
- the rplL gene encoding 50S ribosomal protein L7/L12, giving the protein MSQEEIISAIKEMSVLELNDLVKAIEEEFGVTAAAPVAVQGGGEDGGGAEEQTEFDVVLTDAGSSKIKVIKVVREITGLGLKDAKELADNLPKPLKEGVAKEDAEEMKGQLEETGATVELK; this is encoded by the coding sequence ATGAGTCAAGAAGAGATCATTAGTGCGATAAAAGAAATGTCTGTTTTGGAACTTAACGACTTGGTTAAAGCCATTGAAGAAGAATTTGGTGTTACAGCTGCTGCCCCAGTTGCAGTACAAGGTGGCGGTGAAGATGGCGGCGGTGCAGAAGAACAAACAGAATTTGATGTTGTTCTTACTGATGCCGGAAGTTCAAAAATTAAAGTCATCAAAGTTGTTCGCGAAATCACAGGTCTTGGCCTTAAAGATGCCAAAGAACTTGCTGACAATCTTCCAAAGCCGCTTAAGGAAGGCGTAGCCAAAGAAGATGCTGAAGAAATGAAAGGTCAACTAGAAGAGACTGGCGCAACTGTCGAGTTGAAATAA
- a CDS encoding class I SAM-dependent methyltransferase, with amino-acid sequence MMEHYYTKNPNAESHPEYISADLLGHALSFYTDAGVFSKKSVDFGTKVLVESFVPTSSSGSILDMGCGYGPVGISLGKHFPSVSMTMVDINERAIQLALKNARLNDVSNAKIHPSDLFRNVEGRFDDIVTNPPVRAGKQVVHQIFEDASRYLNNGGHLWVVIQKKQGAPSALEKLKTIYNKVETVTKEKGYYIFRARIIDGESLL; translated from the coding sequence ATGATGGAACATTACTATACTAAGAATCCGAACGCCGAAAGTCATCCTGAATATATATCAGCAGACTTGCTAGGCCATGCATTATCGTTCTATACTGACGCTGGCGTTTTTTCTAAGAAATCAGTGGATTTTGGCACCAAGGTTTTAGTAGAATCTTTTGTTCCTACAAGTTCTTCAGGCTCTATTTTGGACATGGGATGTGGTTATGGCCCGGTTGGTATTTCTTTAGGAAAGCATTTTCCGTCTGTTTCGATGACGATGGTCGATATTAATGAGAGAGCCATCCAGTTGGCACTAAAGAATGCACGGCTGAATGATGTTTCAAATGCCAAGATTCATCCTAGTGATTTATTTCGAAATGTGGAAGGGCGTTTTGATGATATTGTAACCAATCCCCCTGTCAGGGCAGGGAAACAGGTTGTGCATCAGATATTCGAAGATGCGTCTCGTTACTTAAATAACGGGGGACACTTGTGGGTCGTTATTCAGAAGAAACAAGGAGCGCCGTCTGCATTAGAAAAATTAAAAACCATCTATAACAAAGTCGAGACCGTAACAAAAGAAAAAGGTTATTATATTTTTCGAGCAAGAATCATTGACGGTGAAAGCTTGCTGTGA
- a CDS encoding NYN domain-containing protein yields MDVLLVDGYNVIGAWPELNQMRKIDFANARDLLIDKLAEYQAYKGWRVMAIFDAHLVPGMEAKTKHANVEVIYTREKETADECIERLVSKIKNVRTRVHVATSDYTEQWTVFSQGALRKSSRELHREILKIEQQISTKVTETNQQKKASRIQFNEDLTKLFEKWRRSD; encoded by the coding sequence ATGGATGTCTTACTTGTCGATGGATACAATGTTATTGGTGCCTGGCCAGAATTAAATCAAATGCGTAAGATTGATTTTGCTAATGCCCGCGACTTGCTGATTGACAAACTAGCTGAATATCAAGCTTATAAAGGCTGGCGGGTGATGGCTATTTTTGATGCTCACCTTGTTCCGGGGATGGAGGCGAAGACCAAACATGCCAATGTTGAAGTGATATATACTCGTGAAAAAGAAACAGCTGATGAGTGTATTGAACGGCTTGTTTCTAAGATCAAAAATGTTAGAACCAGAGTCCATGTGGCGACAAGCGATTATACAGAGCAATGGACGGTATTTTCACAAGGGGCTTTAAGAAAATCGTCTCGGGAATTACATCGTGAGATTCTTAAAATAGAACAACAAATTTCGACGAAAGTCACAGAAACGAATCAACAAAAGAAGGCATCGAGGATCCAATTTAACGAGGATTTAACGAAACTATTTGAAAAATGGCGGCGCAGTGACTGA